The following are from one region of the Acidobacteriota bacterium genome:
- a CDS encoding sulfurtransferase: MLDLEISCGQVKLLQKNSEPFTLVDVREAWELEASRLDGARHIPMGDIPTRAHQELNPEEHIVVMCHRGMRSLSVANWLRQQGFEKVQSMRGGIDGWARTVDPKVPLY, translated from the coding sequence ATGCTGGATCTTGAGATTTCCTGCGGACAAGTGAAGTTGCTGCAAAAGAACAGCGAGCCATTCACGCTGGTCGATGTGCGCGAAGCGTGGGAATTGGAAGCTTCGCGTCTGGACGGTGCAAGACATATTCCGATGGGAGACATCCCGACGCGGGCGCATCAGGAACTTAATCCCGAAGAGCACATTGTTGTGATGTGTCATCGAGGAATGCGGTCGTTGAGTGTCGCGAACTGGCTTCGGCAGCAGGGATTCGAGAAGGTGCAGTCCATGCGCGGCGGGATTGATGGCTGGGCGCGGACGGTTGATCCGAAAGTGCCCTTGTATTAG
- a CDS encoding phenylacetate-CoA oxygenase subunit PaaI — protein sequence MPGKVAKIGSFSDWVGLFDDWRKEIGVNQDDVSSFHFDTLYGAVETDDIQFGSYKGRRKWENIRQVPTQQMRDALMNMIVYQGDTEFASVEQQRNLFESAPSDWDRRALTRVMIEEMRHGWQMCALLIDFFGSSGKVEAQKMLERRAFENQRLLGTFNVDIDNWLDFFTYTDFVDRDGKFQLQMLKYSSFAPLGRSTSYMLREEAFHMGTGNDGLRRVVEAGVIPRWLMQKYLNKWISSSYDLFGTDHSSSAHWAYVWGIKGRYDEPQNEHTADLDDLNDYNRHLYHKEVSGLVERLNTYLKPGEKKFYTPHMQFNRNIGRWAGKKFHCETGEPLDDRGYEQHCEETLPGAKDKVLLLDILRNEKKWIKEKEGARDPLSTIGEPRKSAINI from the coding sequence ATGCCAGGTAAAGTAGCGAAGATTGGAAGCTTCAGCGATTGGGTCGGTCTCTTTGATGATTGGCGCAAAGAGATTGGCGTCAACCAGGATGACGTCTCGTCGTTTCACTTCGACACGCTCTACGGCGCCGTGGAGACCGATGACATCCAGTTCGGCTCTTACAAAGGCCGCCGCAAGTGGGAGAACATTCGACAAGTCCCCACGCAGCAGATGCGCGATGCGCTAATGAACATGATCGTCTACCAGGGCGATACGGAATTCGCATCGGTCGAACAGCAGAGGAACCTGTTTGAATCCGCGCCCAGCGACTGGGATCGTCGCGCCCTCACGCGCGTCATGATCGAAGAAATGCGGCATGGCTGGCAGATGTGCGCATTACTCATCGACTTCTTCGGATCGTCCGGCAAAGTGGAAGCACAGAAGATGCTGGAGCGACGCGCATTTGAGAATCAGCGACTGCTCGGCACCTTCAACGTAGACATCGACAACTGGTTGGACTTTTTCACCTACACAGACTTCGTCGACCGTGACGGAAAGTTCCAATTGCAAATGTTGAAGTACTCTTCGTTTGCGCCGCTGGGGCGATCGACTTCCTACATGCTGCGCGAAGAAGCGTTCCACATGGGCACAGGCAATGACGGCCTGCGGCGCGTGGTGGAGGCGGGAGTGATCCCGCGCTGGCTGATGCAGAAGTATTTGAATAAATGGATTTCCAGTTCCTACGATCTGTTTGGCACCGATCATTCCTCATCGGCGCACTGGGCGTATGTGTGGGGCATCAAGGGCCGTTACGATGAACCGCAGAACGAACACACGGCGGACCTCGACGACCTCAACGATTACAACCGCCATCTTTATCACAAAGAAGTTTCCGGGTTGGTCGAGCGCCTGAACACTTACCTGAAGCCGGGCGAGAAGAAGTTCTATACGCCCCACATGCAATTCAACCGGAACATCGGACGGTGGGCAGGGAAGAAGTTCCATTGCGAAACCGGCGAACCCCTGGACGACCGCGGGTACGAACAGCATTGCGAAGAGACTTTGCCAGGAGCAAAAGACAAGGTGCTTCTGCTTGACATCCTTCGCAACGAAAAGAAGTGGATCAAAGAAAAAGAAGGCGCCCGCGATCCGCTGTCGACTATCGGCGAGCCGCGGAAATCGGCGATTAATATTTAG
- a CDS encoding TetR/AcrR family transcriptional regulator: MPRPATPRAPGRPRRGASPVSDARFHRRLGEVLAHATEVFCEKGYEGASMRDLSRASGMSLAGLYHYFQSKERLLYLIQKHTFTTILEKLKARLDEGAEPEERIRVFILNHLEYFLVNQQGMKVLSHEDEALKNGLGSEIAAIKREYYRICLGIMESLKRERGLDFDARTAVMSLFGMMNWIYTWYNPRVDGGARELAQRMGDIFLRGITNGTKRLAPRRGRTRHKP, encoded by the coding sequence ATGCCTCGTCCCGCAACACCTCGCGCACCCGGACGTCCCCGCCGTGGAGCGAGCCCAGTCTCTGACGCTCGCTTCCATCGCCGGCTTGGAGAAGTGCTGGCGCATGCTACGGAAGTATTCTGCGAGAAGGGATACGAGGGCGCATCGATGCGCGACTTGTCCCGCGCTTCCGGCATGTCGCTCGCGGGCCTTTACCATTATTTCCAGTCGAAAGAGCGGCTTCTCTACCTGATTCAAAAACACACCTTCACAACCATCCTTGAAAAACTCAAGGCGCGATTGGATGAGGGCGCTGAACCTGAAGAGCGTATTCGAGTGTTCATCCTGAATCATCTGGAATATTTCCTGGTTAACCAGCAGGGCATGAAGGTTCTGTCACACGAAGACGAAGCTCTAAAGAATGGATTAGGATCCGAGATCGCCGCCATCAAGCGCGAGTACTACCGCATCTGTCTGGGCATCATGGAATCTCTTAAACGAGAACGCGGCCTCGACTTCGACGCACGCACCGCCGTCATGAGCCTGTTCGGAATGATGAACTGGATCTATACCTGGTACAACCCGCGCGTCGATGGCGGCGCCCGGGAACTAGCGCAGCGCATGGGCGACATTTTTCTTCGCGGCATCACCAACGGCACGAAACGTCTTGCACCGAGGAGAGGCAGAACGCGACACAAGCCTTGA
- a CDS encoding enoyl-CoA hydratase/isomerase family protein — protein sequence MEALSKSRVTIQIAPPVARLRLTNAPLNVIDIPMMRELSELLAEVEGRDDVSVILFEGDARAFSAGVDVKAHLPEQVREMLTGFHAVIRAVVGSRKITIAAVQGACFGGGAELAAVCDMVFTARDAQWGFPEIKLGCYPPVAAVALPALVGQKRATELILTGRQISGDEAVAIGLANRSARSEELGAVVEETIGEIKKMSPAALALAKKSIYAWDAIHFDKGLARAEKIYLEELIATDDAREGIAAFLEKRPAQWSGK from the coding sequence ATGGAAGCACTTTCTAAGAGCCGGGTCACGATTCAGATTGCGCCTCCGGTGGCGAGGTTGCGGCTGACAAACGCTCCTTTGAACGTGATCGATATCCCGATGATGCGGGAACTTTCCGAGTTACTAGCCGAAGTCGAAGGCCGGGATGATGTTTCGGTCATCCTGTTTGAGGGCGATGCGCGGGCGTTTTCTGCGGGAGTCGATGTGAAGGCTCATCTGCCGGAACAGGTCCGCGAAATGCTCACCGGGTTTCATGCGGTGATCCGGGCGGTAGTTGGTTCGCGAAAGATCACGATCGCGGCGGTGCAGGGAGCATGCTTTGGTGGAGGCGCCGAACTGGCTGCGGTGTGTGACATGGTGTTCACGGCACGCGATGCGCAGTGGGGATTTCCGGAAATCAAGCTGGGATGTTATCCGCCGGTGGCGGCGGTCGCGCTTCCGGCGCTGGTCGGGCAGAAACGCGCAACGGAATTGATCCTCACCGGGCGCCAGATCAGCGGGGATGAGGCGGTCGCGATTGGGCTCGCGAACCGTTCGGCTCGCAGCGAAGAACTGGGTGCCGTGGTTGAGGAAACTATCGGTGAGATCAAAAAGATGAGTCCGGCGGCGCTCGCGTTGGCGAAGAAATCCATTTATGCTTGGGATGCCATTCATTTTGACAAAGGGCTGGCGCGGGCAGAGAAGATCTACCTGGAAGAACTGATCGCGACCGACGACGCCCGCGAAGGCATTGCCGCATTTCTTGAAAAGCGGCCAGCGCAATGGTCAGGCAAATAG
- a CDS encoding enoyl-CoA hydratase/isomerase family protein: protein MATTTQPATSEASKTLINYRTDGGVAVIEMNDPPANTYTYEMNRQFDEAILKARMDNDVYVIVLTGVGDKFFSAGANIKMLASVDPTFKYYFCLHANETLLRLEHTPKLVIAAINGHCVGGGLEIAMAADLRIARKDAGKIGLPEVNLGVLPGTGGTQRLSRMVGKSKAIELMVTGNTFSFEEAKEFGIVNDIFERENFMDNIMEYARQFTPPNKAAKAVGRIKRAVQTGWEIPMESALAVERENQQILFQSDDAKEGLAAYVEKRPAVFTAK, encoded by the coding sequence ATGGCCACCACCACGCAGCCCGCCACCAGCGAAGCGAGCAAGACCCTCATCAACTACCGCACCGACGGCGGCGTCGCTGTGATCGAGATGAACGATCCGCCTGCCAATACCTACACCTACGAGATGAATCGTCAGTTCGACGAAGCCATCCTCAAGGCCCGCATGGACAATGATGTTTACGTGATTGTCCTGACCGGAGTTGGCGACAAGTTTTTCTCCGCCGGTGCGAATATCAAAATGCTGGCGAGCGTCGACCCGACCTTCAAGTATTACTTCTGCCTGCACGCCAACGAGACGCTGCTTCGCCTGGAGCATACGCCGAAGCTTGTCATCGCGGCCATCAACGGACACTGCGTCGGCGGCGGACTCGAAATCGCCATGGCTGCTGATCTCCGCATCGCCCGCAAGGATGCCGGCAAGATCGGATTGCCCGAAGTGAATCTCGGTGTACTCCCCGGAACCGGCGGCACACAGCGCCTCTCCCGCATGGTAGGGAAGAGCAAGGCCATCGAACTGATGGTTACCGGGAATACGTTCTCGTTTGAAGAAGCAAAAGAGTTCGGCATCGTCAACGATATCTTCGAGCGCGAGAACTTCATGGACAACATCATGGAATACGCGCGCCAGTTCACGCCGCCCAACAAGGCCGCCAAGGCCGTCGGACGCATCAAACGCGCGGTCCAGACGGGATGGGAGATTCCCATGGAGTCCGCATTGGCCGTGGAGCGCGAAAATCAGCAGATCCTTTTCCAAAGCGACGACGCCAAAGAGGGACTCGCAGCTTACGTTGAGAAACGTCCGGCAGTCTTCACAGCGAAATAG